Below is a window of Arabidopsis thaliana chromosome 2, partial sequence DNA.
tatctaacaaaacaaaaaacattacttTCACAAGTCTGAGAACTAACTTAACAAGACAACAACATCACAAGAGTAAGTAAGTAGACATACTCGATTCTAGTGGATCTGCATTTCAAAGAGCTGTAATTGTCAGAGGCgtaaacagaaacagtaaTGAGAGAATCATTGTTCTTGTTGTAGAACAAACTCCGAATGACTTCATCAGGACTAACATTTAAAAAGCAAACCTTTTTATTCGTCTCTGCAATTACATACAAACAAACCCATCAAATTACAGTGTCACACAAAGCAAAAAAGCTTAAAAAGTTAGTACCTCTGCTAAAAGATGCACAGACACCAGATAGAGTAAGAGCAAAGACAATGTCACGAGCAGCAACAATCTCAATAACTTTGCTTCGTTTCAACAAGTTAGGTAATGATACTAAACAGTATCCTTTAGGATCATGCGTATCATATTGCTCCtgaattcaaaataaaaaaattcagcaATTGGAGAGCCAAGTTCAGGActttaaagagaaagagtctGATACAACATACCACGAGACGCATATTGCGGAATCTCTCTTGAGCAGTGCTGATTGAGAAAGCTCGATCCATACGAGAAGAGATTTCTCGGCGTTGAAGCTTTTTAACGCTATTGACGAATCCATCGGGACGAGACCTCTTCTTAGCAATAACTCTTCTACTACCGCTACACGGTCTAGGGTTTGCtatgattcttcttccttccatCATTCAAGCTTCTGATTCCAAAGTGATGATTTTTAGGGCTGAAGAATAAGAATCCGTAACACTGAAGAAGAGACTGCAACTGTTGCAGCAGCAAAGGCTACCAATGGGGCTAATTACGAAATTTCAGTATCAAGCAGAATTTCTTAAGCATAAACCGGAAATATCATCATAAGAAAGTTAGgcttatgatattttttctgaatctgtaacatttttttttttttttttttatcggcTAAGTGGCTGAAGACAGAAGCATTGTTGaccaaaacagaaacaaagtGTCTGAAGCCCAGGTGTTAAGCCTTTTTGATAGGTTAATTCACTGATCTAATACAACCAAGAAAGCCAAATAAATAAGCAACGATTTGGACAACAACCATTGAAAAAACTATAGTTACGCTGTTTTACGGATTTGGTATGAAATCATAATTAAGATGCAAACAAAAAGGTATGACTATgtaattttgcaattttagcCATCAAATTTCAACTAATAAATTTGGTATCAAATCATAATTCGCAATTTACCGCCAAACCccaattttgtaatttttttgccAAATAACATTTTAGCGCTAATTTTTAGTTtgaactaaaattttaaaactaaattttagttttaaatctttaagtcaaaattttattacacAATTAggttattttcaaacaaaaaaaaaaacttattatgCGATTTAGTATTTTTTACACTGTATTCTAAATAATCCATTTTAACATCAAAATATTgactttaatgttttgttataaaaGATTGCAAGAATATTTTTGGTGTTAATTTTCGATTGTCAGATCAAAATTTCAACccaaaatattgattttgggCTTCCCACGTAATGCAAAACCAGATTATGTGTGTTTAGGtgcaaaatctcaaatatgCTTTTGAAACTAAATCGTGATTTGGCAATTCCATTATTTAGATCCAAGTCAAGAACTAGAGAGAATTCGTGTGAAGTGTGGAATCTATATCATTCGacataaattttgatattgatttcCTAGTTCACGataaattttagaaacaaactcttattttagcaaatatattagacAATTTGCAATGAAAcgtttagtaaaaaaaaaaaaaaggcaataaaacagtaacaaaattagacatttatttttcttgttaactTGACATCAAACTTTCATGACCGACAGTTATTAAATATAGCCCGCGGCCTAATCATCAGCATCTCTACCAAGCCGTCATCGTTGAATCGTCTCTAAAAATATCCATCGATAAATTGATTGCATCTTTGTAGTATCATCAAAGGCCAAAATCAatacgaaaaaaaaagttctctATTCATGTGTACATTTAGGAAGGAACACATTGCATAaattacataaacaaaaaggaactAATATACACGTTAAaaataaaccttaaaaaaatgaaaatcaagaaGATCGAAACATTTGGTCGAGGATGATGGTAAGTGCCATGGCCACACGAGGTTCCATCTCCGATTCAACGATAAGCTTATAGACATCTTTGCCAAAGGCAACTCCTCCGATCACCGTTTCTTTCCTCTTGATCTCCGccgttttc
It encodes the following:
- a CDS encoding Transducin/WD40 repeat-like superfamily protein; this translates as MMEGRRIIANPRPCSGSRRVIAKKRSRPDGFVNSVKKLQRREISSRMDRAFSISTAQERFRNMRLVEQYDTHDPKGYCLVSLPNLLKRSKVIEIVAARDIVFALTLSGVCASFSRETNKKVCFLNVSPDEVIRSLFYNKNNDSLITVSVYASDNYSSLKCRSTRIEYILRGQADAGFPLFESESLKWPGFVEFDDVNGKVLTYSAQDSVYKVFDLKNYALLYSISDKNVQEIKISPGIMLLIFKRAASHVPLKILSIEDGTLLKSFHHLLHRNKKVDFIEQFNEKLLVKQENENLQILDVSGFVFVVQAALYICVFMFLIEFYVLKGSKC